One Dialister invisus DSM 15470 genomic region harbors:
- a CDS encoding HK97 family phage prohead protease: MGKRERRINQIQFEIRTLDDGKTIILEGYALKFGKRSEDFGGVDEILERGCLDKTDMSNVVALINHDPNYPLARNTVREGPGHLSLSVDDTGLRFSLIPTDTAYAKDLMTNMTAGVVNQCSFAFTLAENGADWSYESEKEMYHRAVKHIERLWDVSIVTTPAYPDTEAQAVQRSMQESKEAYVNSLKEEQENIRKRKLDIELELLNQ; encoded by the coding sequence ATGGGGAAAAGGGAAAGAAGAATCAATCAGATTCAGTTTGAAATTCGGACACTGGACGATGGTAAAACTATCATCTTGGAGGGGTATGCCCTCAAATTCGGAAAACGGTCAGAAGACTTTGGAGGCGTTGATGAAATATTAGAACGGGGATGTCTTGATAAAACGGACATGTCTAACGTTGTGGCGCTGATTAATCACGACCCGAACTATCCACTGGCAAGAAATACCGTCCGAGAAGGACCCGGGCATCTAAGTCTGTCAGTAGACGATACCGGGCTGCGGTTTAGCTTGATTCCGACGGATACGGCATATGCTAAAGACCTAATGACGAATATGACAGCCGGCGTTGTCAATCAGTGTTCTTTTGCATTTACGCTGGCAGAAAACGGCGCAGACTGGTCATATGAAAGTGAAAAAGAAATGTACCACCGGGCGGTCAAGCATATCGAAAGACTGTGGGATGTGTCAATCGTCACAACGCCGGCATACCCGGATACAGAAGCACAGGCCGTACAGAGGTCGATGCAAGAATCGAAAGAAGCATACGTTAATTCTTTGAAAGAAGAGCAGGAAAACATCAGAAAAAGGAAGCTCGATATAGAGCTGGAATTGTTAAATCAATAA